The sequence ACATTTCAAGGCCATGGCGATAATGGTTGGGTTGCCAATTGCAGGAAATCCAACCTTATGCTGAATAAATCAAGGAATTTGGCAAGATGAGATTAAAAGAAAAAGACGTTGAGGTCGGCTATTTGTATTTGACGACTGCCAATCAATACCGTGCGGTGCTGGCGATGAAAGGTGACTTTATAATTTATGCGCCCGGTTCCGAAGAGGCTGAACCCTTAAAACTGACGGTCACTGAGATGCCCTTTGAAAATCAGCCATTCAAGAAATGCCAGATCGTTACCTTTGCCAAAAAGGATTATCAAGTATTTGATTTCAATGGCGCTGATGCGATCAAACATCGGTTGGATGAAGGACAGTTAGCTCAAATAACCGCTCAGTGTAATGCCAAGTCTGCTATTGCGGCTCTGTTAGCCGAATAAAGTAGTTATAACAGAAAAAAACTTTCGTCCTGTGCGGGTCAAAGGGCAGTGGTTTCCGGTCATTACCAGATCAAATCATCAGGAATCTGGTATTGCGCATAAGCATCATCGGTGGTATCGGCGTTCTTTTTTTCGACGTTAAAAACGATCACGCTGGCTGCATCGCGCGACAGTATTTTTCTTGCTACTTCGGAAGATACCACTTCATAAGATTGCCCCAGCTTGACTATGGCAAGCCGGCCTTCGGCAATCTGATCCCGCATTTCAGTTGAGACATAAATCCGCTTAACTTTATTATTGTCCGTAAAATTATAAGCCAAGCCATCACCCGCTGTGGGCAGCCGGTTTAATTCAATAATCTGTTTGATCTGGGCAGCCAACTGTTTTTGCTCTTCCTGCTGCTGCCGTATTTGATTAAGCTCTCGATCGCGCTCCAGCTTTTCGGCTTGGGCTTTTTGAGCCAGCTCTTTAGCCTCATCAACCACTTCAACGTTATTTTTACGCTGCTGCTGGGTTTGTTTGCGTTTATCGGATTTAACGCTTTTGGCCTGAGCCGAGCTTACCAAGCCAGATTTAAGTAATTGTTCTTGTAATGAAAGTTTCATTTTACGATCTACGTAACCCCGTATTTCAAAGTGAAATAAAAAACAAATGTTTCAATCCGGCTTTTTCTGTTTGTTTTTTCGTAATTACTCAGCGTAATTAACAACCATCCCAAATATGATATTGGTTGGCATGATCACGCGCTCATGCCGTTAAAGAATAAAGTCCGGTAATCTGCCTTCAAAAAGCAGAGTCAGTGCATTGGTGGCAGAGACATCGTTTTTACAGCAAGTCGATAAATAACTCCGCACACGGCAAAAGATTTTCGCCCCTTCCATAGATCGGAAGCAACCGGAAATTTTCTGATGCAACTTAGTCATGCGAATATCATTTTCCCCCTGATTATTGGTAAAGGATACCTCCTCGTCGGTCATGAAGCGTAGCGTTTCTTGCTCAAAATCGCGCAATCGTTCCAGTAAATTTCGGGATTTGCTCCGTTTGATGCGGCCCCTCTTGTTGCGGTCTTTTCCTTCCGGCTCTGGCGGTGGCGGGCATTCCAACTCCGCCTGCTTCACTAGTGCCCGGTATTGTTCGCGGTACTGAACGGCTTGATCTTCAGTTAACCTCCCGCCCTGTGAATAAACCTCATCCAGAATGTCTTCTAATAGATCAATCATCAATTTTGCCCAGGCCTGCCCCTCTTCTTCATGGGCAAAAGCCAATTCCCGTAAGTGATGGGCATTGCATAAGGCATGCTGACAAATGAGTTTGAAATACGGTTTCCAATGGTCGTGAACCAGGATACCGGTAAACCGTGTTAACAGGGGTAAGCTTGCCATGGCTTCCAGTCCGCGTTTTTCATGCGCATAATACAGCGTCCACAGCGGACTGGACACGCAGTGTAACCAGCGGTTTTTGCCATTGATATTGATGCCGGTCTCATCGGCATGAATGACCCGCGTATGGCGTAGTTTGGCGATCAGCTTTTGCTCAAACTGCTCCAGCAGTTCATAGGCCTGTTGATTATAGGTAAAAATCGATCCTTCGCTGATGGGCAAGTCCAGTTGCTCCTGAAAATGCTCTTGGACCCGGTTATAGGGAATCAATTGATACTGCGACAAATACACCGACTGGGCTTTGACGCCGTTGCCGTACTGAACGGCTTTAGTCACACCCGCTGGAAAGGGCGCTGTAAAGCGTTGCCCCTGCAGATTTTCCAAGATTTCGGCTTGGTATTCGATCACGACGCGTCGAATGTCAATATCAAACACTTGGCGAGAGTCGAAACCGACCACCGTATAGTCGCCGGGCGGCAAAAGACTTCGGTCGACCGTCAGGGGTTTAATCACATCGGGATTATCACTCTTTTCCAGCGTGGTGCCAATGCGCCCCGGTTGACCTCCGGTTTTTTTGCCGGAGTCCCCTTTATCACCTTTTCCGCTATTGCCAAACCGATTGGATGAAGGTGGCTTGCTACTGTTACGGCTGTTCAAGTTCAAACGGCCCGCCATGATCTGCACCAGCAGAATCAGCACGGCCAATACCGAACGAAAAGCCGGTGACAATTGCGATTCCTCGGCAAGCAATTGCTGAGCAGTTTTGATCGTGGCTTCCACGTCAATGTCATTGACTGTCAAATTAAATACCGTAAACCGTTTGGAATGACGCTATTATAAGGCCGGTTTCAGAACTCGAATTTTGCCTTCGAGGATGACCTAAGCGCCACGAAAGGTATGGGTAAGCAATCTGCTGTGCTTGTAAAGCTCTCCGGCTTTTCTTGAACGAGCTGGAGGCTATAAATAGCAAGCCTAAAGCCTTTCGATGAATT comes from Methylicorpusculum oleiharenae and encodes:
- a CDS encoding DUF2058 domain-containing protein encodes the protein MKLSLQEQLLKSGLVSSAQAKSVKSDKRKQTQQQRKNNVEVVDEAKELAQKAQAEKLERDRELNQIRQQQEEQKQLAAQIKQIIELNRLPTAGDGLAYNFTDNNKVKRIYVSTEMRDQIAEGRLAIVKLGQSYEVVSSEVARKILSRDAASVIVFNVEKKNADTTDDAYAQYQIPDDLIW
- the tnpC gene encoding IS66 family transposase; its protein translation is MTVNDIDVEATIKTAQQLLAEESQLSPAFRSVLAVLILLVQIMAGRLNLNSRNSSKPPSSNRFGNSGKGDKGDSGKKTGGQPGRIGTTLEKSDNPDVIKPLTVDRSLLPPGDYTVVGFDSRQVFDIDIRRVVIEYQAEILENLQGQRFTAPFPAGVTKAVQYGNGVKAQSVYLSQYQLIPYNRVQEHFQEQLDLPISEGSIFTYNQQAYELLEQFEQKLIAKLRHTRVIHADETGININGKNRWLHCVSSPLWTLYYAHEKRGLEAMASLPLLTRFTGILVHDHWKPYFKLICQHALCNAHHLRELAFAHEEEGQAWAKLMIDLLEDILDEVYSQGGRLTEDQAVQYREQYRALVKQAELECPPPPEPEGKDRNKRGRIKRSKSRNLLERLRDFEQETLRFMTDEEVSFTNNQGENDIRMTKLHQKISGCFRSMEGAKIFCRVRSYLSTCCKNDVSATNALTLLFEGRLPDFIL